The Trypanosoma brucei gambiense DAL972 chromosome 10, complete sequence genome has a segment encoding these proteins:
- a CDS encoding argonaute-like protein, putative encodes MSDWERGYRGGRGGGEGGRRGGRGGGEGGRRGGRGGGEGGYRGGRGGGEGGYRGGRGGGEGGYRGGRGGGEGGYRGGRGGGFGDGAYRTGQTRERDAVVSFAKAGMYDRPVEAWTNLLPLYIDPRKCAFIYPLSIEMKDGAPDLRERVKVLASKNMLLKMRKESGSEDAFDVNMCVCTGSSIICPTRLPAEEYNYELTVNARKGKGKTVTYTYTLTLKQATSCSLNPKERTMELNCVIGSAVQGCYEEKVGTKFVDLKNGKKNATGTISIFEAVSVKAFSTVIRGKENDVLQLDVSLPVASAMDCLTAMEDERRRARGSIRRALAERFIKKKVYSVVDKSRATMYTVLDITDNKACDAAGLKQNPSQTYVEYFRDRYGIHIEPQQALFKCRTNDGRRVVLVPPQVLHEMSLNEQDRRQLPQLCSIFPDDRVQRLRRVIERLIQHEGGRVVKFLEAYGISFGKDFVSVDGQVLKSPEILIPKGDGFRRVNPQSESSQQGFVKELKDLRHPGARQTVDVVLYDETNNKQGTVVVGNIKKYLDGMSAPLNFGDSIPVRSLKEAKGRLGKNIFGVTFLRRPEREPYAEWKASWSGGGALSQVVAKDLTGGRESSIVMAVAQQICAKTGRLNWTLDVNQVCPKLAKADPSGGILIIAADVGRDQRSVATESSAVRQEFFAVAFVSFYVKGTQWSTYCNHYQVNGRKETLYADGSDCDTTSMSEGGPPTPSEVISKKMGEFVQEAKSHFTSKGNAVSAYLVLRGCASEGELLDARKSDVDVLSEVLKGSSWAVVAGQRYQHSRFAFQAPDDRTMYCNAPRGFVTAEGADKKFGEAFFLTGANCTLGHARSTLYVVSKRKGFDLGELQALLYGMCFLYPNKTDALPLPLPLKCAAEYGRKYSALTNLKTLGGNLRTTMHYL; translated from the coding sequence atgtctGACTGGGAACGTGGATACCGTGGTGGACGTGGTGGAGGCGAGGGTGGACGCCGTGGTGGACGTGGTGGAGGCGAGGGTGGACGCCGTGGTGGACGTGGTGGAGGCGAGGGTGGATACCGTGGTGGACGTGGTGGAGGCGAGGGTGGATACCGTGGTGGACGTGGTGGAGGCGAGGGTGGATACCGTGGTGGACGTGGTGGAGGCGAGGGTGGATACCGTGGTGGACGTGGTGGAGGCTTTGGTGACGGGGCGTATCGGACTGGCCAGACCCGTGAGAGGGATGCGGTGGTTTCGTTTGCGAAAGCCGGGATGTACGACCGGCCAGTGGAGGCATGGACAAACCTCCTCCCTCTGTACATCGACCCGAGGAAATGTGCCTTCATTTACCCCCTTTCCATTGAAATGAAAGATGGGGCACCCGACCTCAGGGAAAGGGTTAAAGTGCTCGCATCGAAGAATATGTTATTGAAAATGAGAAAGGAAAGCGGTAGCGAAGACGCATTTGACGTCAACATGTGCGTCTGCACAGGGTCATCGATAATATGTCCCACTAGACTTCCCGCGGAGGAATATAATTACGAATTGACCGTGAACGCGcgcaaagggaaggggaaaacggtgacatacacatacacgctTACGCTGAAGCAGGCGACATCATGTTCGTTGAACCCCAAAGAGAGGACAATGGAGTTGAACTGCGTGATCGGTAGTGCCGTTCAGGGATGTTATGAGGAAAAGGTCGGTACAAAGTTTGTAGACCtgaaaaacggaaaaaaaaatgccacaGGAACCATCTCTATATTTGAGGCAGTTTCTGTGAAGGCGTTTTCGACAGTAATCCGTGGCAAAGAAAACGATGTCCTGCAGCTGGACGTCTCCCTTCCTGTGGCGTCGGCCATGGACTGTTTGACGGCGATGGAGGATGAAAGGAGGCGAGCACGCGGTAGTATCCGACGAGCGCTCGCCGAGCGTTTCATTAAGAAAAAGGTATACAGTGTGGTGGACAAATCCCGTGCTACTATGTATACCGTCCTTGATATTACGGACAATAAGGCCTGCGATGCAGCGGGCCTCAAACAAAACCCGTCACAGACATATGTGGAGTATTTCCGCGACCGGTACGGGATACATATTGAGCCACAGCAAGCACTTTTTAAGTGCCGGACGAACGACGGGCGGCGGGTGGTGCTTGTCCCACCTCAGGTGCTGCACGAGATGTCCTTGAATGAGCAAGACCGAAGGCAACTTCCGCAGCTGTGCTCCATATTTCCTGATGATCGTGTTCAGCGCCTCAGGCGTGTCATTGAACGTCTAATCCAACACGAAGGGGGGAGGGTCGTGAAGTTCTTGGAGGCGTACGGAATATCCTTTGGAAAGGATTTCGTTTCCGTGGATGGTCAGGTGCTGAAGTCCCCGGAAATATTGATACCAAAGGGTGACGGTTTTCGACGAGTGAACCCTCAAAGCGAGAGCTCACAACAGGGTTTCGTGAAGGAGCTCAAAGACCTTAGGCACCCCGGTGCGCGACAGACAGTCGACGTCGTATTGTATgacgaaacaaacaacaagcaGGGAACTGTTGTCGTCGGTAATATAAAGAAGTACCTTGATGGCATGAGCGCCCCACTAAATTTCGGGGATTCCATCCCCGTTCGAAGCTTGAAAGAGGCGAAGGGCCGCTTGGGGAAGAACATTTTTGGTGTGACGTTCCTGCGGCGACCCGAGAGGGAGCCGTATGCAGAGTGGAAGGCATCATGGTCGGGCGGCGGTGCCCTTAGCCAAGTCGTGGCTAAGGACCTAACGGGAGGTCGTGAGTCGTCGATTGTCATGGCCGTTGCGCAACAAATATGCGCAAAAACCGGTCGCCTCAATTGGACCCTAGATGTGAACCAAGTTTGTCCGAAGCTAGCGAAGGCTGACCCATCCGGCGGAATATTAATAATAGCCGCCGATGTTGGGAGGGATCAACGCTCGGTTGCAACGGAGTCTTCCGCCGTCAGGCAGGAGTTCTTCGCGGTTGCTTTCGTGTCATTCTACGTGAAGGGCACACAGTGGTCGACCTACTGCAACCATTATCAAGTGAATGGCAGGAAGGAGACCTTGTATGCCGACGGCAGCGACTGTGACACGACATCGATGTCTGAGGGGGGGCCCCCAACTCCATCCGAGGTGATATCTAAGAAGATGGGGGAGTTCGTGCAAGAAGCAAAAAGCCACTTCACGAGCAAGGGAAATGCTGTGTCGGCGTACCTGGTTCTGCGTGGCTGTGCCTCGGAGGGAGAATTGCTTGATGCCCGCAAGAGTGACGTCGACGTCCTGAGTGAGGTGCTCAAGGGAAGCAGCTGGGCGGTTGTGGCTGGCCAGCGGTATCAGCACTCGCGCTTTGCTTTCCAAGCCCCTGATGACCGCACGATGTACTGCAACGCCCCACGCGGTTTCGTTACAGCGGAAGGTGCGGACAAAAAATTTGGTGAGGCATTCTTTCTCACCGGCGCAAATTGCACCCTTGGTCACGCCCGCTCTACGCTGTATGTCGTCTCCAAGCGGAAAGGATTCGATCTTGGAGAGCTACAGGCTCTCCTGTACGGGATGTGCTTTCTATATCCTAACAAAACCGATGCGCTTCCGCTACCCCTCCCCCTGAAGTGCGCAGCGGAGTATGGGCGTAAGTATTCTGCGCTCACCAATTTGAAAACGCTGGGGGGCAACTTGCGGACAACAATGCATTATCTATAA